The Clostridium sporogenes region ACCCTTTAGTAATTAACCGTATGTTTATTTCACAAGACTATTTTATTTATTATAAAATCATTTTCATAATTTTCGTTCATTTTTAAAATTTATATTATTGATTATATATTGCCACAATACTAATTTGTTTAAAAATTTCAACTTTTATTTTACTATGGTATTTATAATAAAAAAGTAATAAAATAAATACTAGTTGTTAAAAACTTAATATTTAGAAAAGAGGTGTTACCTTGAGATTATTAAGACAGTTAGGAATAATTTTGTTGATTTGCCTACTAGGCGAAGCTATACATGACTTCTTTAAGTTGCCTATACCAGGAAATGTTATAGGGATGATACTATTATTTCTATGCTTATCCTCAGGTATAATAAAATTAACTAAAATAAACTACATAAGTAAATTCTTACTTGATCATTTAGCTTTTTTCTTTGTACCGGCGGGAGTAGGAATTTTATCCTGTATGCCTATGCTAAAAGGTAAATGGTTAGCATTTTTAGGAGTATGCTTAATAACAAGTATTATTATAATAGTTGTTACAGGTTGGACTATTCAATTATATATAAAACTAACAAGTAAGGAGGCACAATAATGGTCCAAGATCTTTTAAATTCTCCTGTTTTCGGAATACTATTATCAATAATAGGTTTTGAAATAGGACTTTACATATACAGAAAAACAAAAATAGCCTTATTTAATCCTCTTTTAATATGTATAGCTTTAATAGTATGTATATTAATATCCTTTAATATTAAATTAGATAATTTTAATAAAGGTGGCAATCTTATATCTTTCTTTTTAGGACCTGCTACAGTAGCACTTGCTGTACCATTATATAAAAAAATAAATGTAATAAAAAAATATGCTATACCTATATTACTTGGGGTAACTGTGGGTTGTATAACTGCTATGATAAGTATATTCTATATTTCTAAAGCATTTGGTCTGACCAGTGAATTGTCTTATTCATTGATGCCAAAATCTATAACAACACCTATAGGTATAGAAGTTTCTAAAGTTTTAGGTGGTATACCTGCCATTACAGTATCTGCTATTATAATAACTGGTATAATGGGAGCTGTAATAGCTCCTGTAGTGTGTAAGATATTTAAAATTAAAAACAATATAGCTATAGGTATTTCTATTGGAACATCATCCCATGCTATAGGTACCACAAAAGCTATAGAAATGGGAGAAACTGAAGGAGCTATGAGTAGCTTAGCTATAGGTATAGCGGGACTTATTACTTCTTTCTTAGCTCCTATAATAATAAAATTTTTACATTAATTATTGATTGTTTTAATTTTCTTTTATTCTAACTAATTTATTTTTATATAGGATCTTATTAAAATAATTAATTTTAATAAGAGGGCATCTCAAAATAGATTTAATCTTGAGATCCCCTCTTTTTTAGTTAATGAGAATTAGTATAAAATTTTTTGCAAAAATATCAATTCGATTAAAAAATTAATATTATTAAAATTTAGAATTAACTTTTAATAGATGGGATATATAAAAAAAATTGACAAAAAGCTCAAAATATAATATATTTATTTTAAAAATATATTATATTAGGGGGAAAAATATGAAAAAAGCAAAAAAAGGTCTAATTTTATCACTAATCTTATTATTTATTCCGGTAATGGTAATAGGATGTAGTTCTAAACCAAAGGTAGGTGCTGATGAAACAGCAAAAATTTTATTTGATTTTTACATTAAAGGAAATAAAGAAGCTTTAACAAAAATTGATTTACCAAAAGATAAAATAGAAGAAATTTCAAAAATGCAAAAGGAAAGAACTATACAAACATTAAAAACTAATTTTACTACACAAGGGGTAAAGGTTAGTGATGAAAAAATAAAACAAATATATACAGCTCGTGTAGAAGCTTTAAAGAAATTATCAGCAAAAGCAGAAATTGTTTCTCAAAATGACGAATCAGCTACTGTTAAGATAAAGATGACTTATATTAATGAAGTTGCACTTGATGAAAAAGCAGGAAAAGATGCAGCTGAAGAGATTAAAAAATCAAATATTACAGATAGACAAGAAGCTATTAATAAAGGAATAGATATTTATATACAAAACTTAATAAAAGAATACAAGAATGTAAAACCATCATCTGATATGAAAGAGCAAACTTCAAAATTTGTAATAAAAGATAAAACTTGGATGCCAGAAGATAATAATGGTTTTGCTTTAGGTATTGGTAAAATGACTATAGGATTAAAATAATCTTATAGATAAAAGAGAGAATTTATACATAATAAAGTTGAAACTAAAAGTTTAATAATTGAAACCGAAAATTAATTTAAAATTATATATTTATATTAAGGAGATGGAAAGCAATTTACCATCTCCTTAATATTTGTATTTAAATAATAATTTTTTTATGAAATGAAATTAGTGGTAAACGTGAAAATTATAATAGATCAATAGAAATAATTACAATTTTATTTAATATGACATGCAGATGTCATGTATGATTTGATAATATGAATATAAATATTTAATAAAAGATTTATTAAGGAGTGATAGTAAACTTGGAGTATGTTCCAGCAAAAACTTTAATATCAAATTATAGTAAGGACAATTGGTGGTTTGGGATAAATTATAACATGAACATTTATAAAGGTTGCTGCCATGGGTGTATTTATTGCGATTCTAGAAGCCAATGCTATGGTATAGAAAACTTTGATAAAGTAAGAGCAAAGAAAAATGCAATACAGATTATTAAAAATGAACTAAGAAGAAAAAGGAAAAAAGGAGTTATAGGAACAGGAGCTATGAGTGATCCTTATAATTCTTTTGAAAAAGAACTGATGCTTACAAGAAGAGCATTAGAGGAAATAGATACTTTAAATTTTGGAGTATCTATAGCAACTAAAAGTAATCTTGTAGTACGAGATATTGATATTCTGAAAAAAATTAAGAACCACTCACCCACACTAATAAAGATTACCATAACTACATATGATGATGAATTGTGCAAAAAAATTGAACCCAATGTTTGTGTAACATCTAAAAGATTTCAAGTTATACGGGAGCTTTCTTACAATGGTATATTTACCGGTATATTGCTTATGCCTATTTTGCCCTTCATAAATGATGATGAAGAAAATATTATAAAAATAGTAAGAACTGCTCATGAATGTGGTGCAAAATTTATTTTTGCATATGGCATGGGATTAACTTTAAGAGGAAATCAAAGGGAATATTTTTATAGGAATTTAACAAGAGAGTTTCCAAAAGAAAATATGGTAGCAAAATACAAAGATACCTTTGGAAATAAATATGAATGTGCCTCACTTAATCAAAAAAAATTATGGAATATATTTAGAAATGAATGTGAAAGATTGGGTATTTTATATAAAATGGAAGATATAGTTTTGGCATATAAAAAGAACTATGGAAATAATCAGCTAAGTTGGTTTTAGTAATTTAAATAATTAAAAAATCCATTATATAATAATTTACTTTCAATCAAAACTATGTAATAATATAAAAATGTAAAAACTTAAAGGTTCTTATAAATAAGAATAAAATAATAAAGTATAGTGAGGCGTAAATATGAAAATAGGATTTGATCACGAAAAATACCTTGAAGAACAATCAAAGTACATATTAGAAAGAGTTAACAATTATGACAAACTATATTTAGAATTTGGAGGTAAACTTTTATTTGATCTACATGCAAAAAGAGTTTTACCTGGATTTGATGAAAATGCAAAAATTAAACTACTACATAAATTAAGAGAAAAAGTAGAAATAATTATTTGTTTATATGCGGGAGATATTGAAAGAAACAAAATAAGAGGAGATTTTGGTATTACTTATGATGTTGATGTTTTAAGACTTATTGATGATTTAAGAGAATATAACCTTGAAGTAAATAGCGTTGTAATAACAAGATACAGCGGTCAACCTGCAACTAATATATTTATAAATAAATTAGAACGTAGAGGTATAAAGGTCTATAAGCATGAAGCTACTAAAGGATACCCTACAGATGTAGATACTATTGTAAGTGATGAAGGATATGGTAAAAATCCATATATTGAAACAACAAAACCCATTGTAGTTGTTACAGCTCCAGGACCAGGAAGTGGTAAATTAGCTACCTGCCTTAGTCAACTTTATCATGAATATAAAAGAGGTAATGTAGCAGGATATTCAAAATTTGAAACTTTCCCGGTGTGGAATGTACCTTTAAAACATCCTTTAAATATAGCTTATGAAGCGGCTACAGTAGATCTTAAAGATGTAAATATGATAGATTCTTTTCATTTTGATGCCTATAATAAAGTAGCTGTAAACTATAACCGTGATATTGAAAGTTTTCCTGTACTTAAAAGAATTATAGAAAAGATAACAGGAGAAGAGTCTGTTTATAAATCTCCAACAGATATGGGAGTAAATAGAGTAGGTTTTGGTATAGTTGACGATGAAGTTGTTAAAGAAGCATCTAAGCAAGAAATAATAAGAAGAGCTTTTAAAACAGCCTGCGAGTACAAAAAAGGCTATGTAGATAAAGAAACTTTCCATAGAGCTAAACTTATTATGGAGGAGCTTAATTTAAAAGAAGAGGATAGGAAAGTTGTTATACCTGCAAGAGAATATGCAGCTAAATTAAAAGAAAGAGCTAACAAAAGTGAAACTTGTACAGTTGTAGCTTTAGAATTAGAGGATGGAACAATATTAACAGGGAAAAGTTCAGAGATAATGGATGGAACAGCTGCTGTAATTTTAAATGCAGTTAAGCATTATGCAAATATATCTGATGAAATACATCTTATTTCACCAGTTATATTGGAACCAATTATAAACTTAAAAGCAAAGACTTTAGGAAGCAAAAGAATTGCTTTAAGTTGTGAAGAAGTATTAATAGCCCTTAGCATATGTGCAGCCACAAATCCAACAGCTCAAGTAGCTATGGGTAAATTACCAATGTTAAAGGGATGTCAAGCCCACTCAACTACAATTTTAAGTACAAATGAAGAACAAACCTTTAGAAAACTTGGAATAGATGTAACCTGTGATCCAGAATATATTTCAGAAAGTCTTTATTATAATAACTAAAATTAATATAAATTACATGCCTAAAATTCATTATTTCAAAATTTGGAATAAGTCTTTTGGGCATGTTTTTTATTGTCCATGAAAAAAATATTATCTTATAAATTTAAATTAGATTTTAATTTTTCAATATTGACAATTGAGGGATGCATATTATAAAAGGAGAATTATGAAAAATATAGAAATTTAATTGATATAAAATATAATAGTAAATAATTTACTTAATAAGTAAATTAATATAATAGAATTAATAAAAATATATAAGAAGAGGAGGGAGTATCTATGTTAGAAACAATAATATTAGCCTTAATAATAACTAAATTAAAGGGATATGAAATAAAGCCATTATTTAAATCATGGCATATTTATGCTGTGTTAACCATTGAATTAATATACATAATTATACAAATAAATATATTTCTAGAAAATTATAGTTTGATAAGGCATGTTAAAATATTAGAGACTATATATATTTGTTCCTATTTATTTATTATTATAAAATATGAACAATATGCCAGTGCTATTATAGGATCTATATTTATTTTAATAGGTGGTATGCTAAATAAAATTGCTACAGCAGTAAATAATGGTAAGATGCCTGTATTTCCTACACTATCTTATTTTACAGGATATGCAAAACCTTATTCTTTTCTTAAAGTCAATGATATACATATTCTAGGTGATTCATCTACTAAATTTAAATTTTTAACAGATATAATTGATGTAGGTTATAGTGTTATGAGTATTGGAGATATATTTATAAGATTTTTTGTTTTTATTGTTATTTTTAATACTATAAAACATATAAATAATATAAAATCTATAAAAATTTAAAATAATTTCTAATTATTAGGATGATAAATATATTAGAATATATTATAATTTCAATTATTGAAAAATATATATAAATTGCTAATTATTAAGAGTAAGTTCATTTTATTTCCATAATGTTAGTGATATAATTATAAAAGATGTATAAATATTTACATAATTAATAAAGGAGAAATAAAATATGCTAAAATTATCCGTGGTAGAATTTGTTGCAAGAGCTATTCCAGAAGCATTTTTACTTATTTTTGCAGTTTATACATTTTCCAATACTAGAATGAATAAAAAAAACTATTTATTATCCAGTTTCTTAATGATAATAATGATATTTATAATTAGATCTTTGCCAATCAGTTATGGTATTCACACAATACTTAGTATTATGGTGATTATATTATTAAGTTACATTATAAATGGAATAGATGTAATGAAGGCAGTAAAAAGTACTATTATTACAATAATTTTTCAGCTTATTTGTGAGGGCACCAATATTTTTATAATACAATACATTTTAAAAGAGGATATGAATCATATATTTAAGAATCCTAATTTAAAAACTATATATGGAATTCCATCTTTGATTATTTTTGCTTGTATTATAGTATTACGTTATATTAGATTATTAAAAAGAGAAGAGCTGCAATATGATTAATGCAGAGACAATATCCAATTCTGTTGCTACAAAAATAGCATCAGAATTAAATTTGGATAATGATAAAAAAGAAGTTATATCTTACGGAACTTTTGCTTTTTTTCAAACTATATTTTCTATATTTCTTATAATTATGTTTGGATATGTATTTAATATTCAAATTGAGGCTTTGCTGATATCCTTTACAATAAGCATACTAAGAAAGTTTTCTGGTGGAGTACATGCTACTTCTCCAAATAATTGTGCTGTTATAGGAACAATTGTTTGTGTTGGGTTTGCTATAATAGTAGTATTTTTAACAAGTTCATTAGTTAATTTAGATATATTATTATTTTTAGGGGTAATTATTTTTGTATGGTCTTACTATATTATTTATAAATTAGCTCCTGTAGACTCTAAGGCTAAACCTATAAAGAAATCTAAAAAAATAAAAAGGCTTAAAAAAAGCTCCATTATAACATTAAGTGTTTATTTAGTTATTATACTAATTAATTTTGTTTTATATTATAAAATGGGGAATAAAAAATTTATAATATATTCTTTATGTGTATATAGTGGAATAGTATGGCAAACATTTACTCTTACACAATATGGGCATTTAGTATTGAAAAAATTAGATGATTTTTTGAGTTATATAATAGATACTACAAAGGGGGACAAAAATCATGAAAAAATTAAGTAAAAAGGTATTAATGCTAGTTGCAACATTTACAACTCTTCTTGCATCCGTAGTAGCATCATCAGCGTGCGTTTGGTGCGTGTATCAACCTGAAGAGCCAAAATGTTTAAGAGAAGAATAAAAGAAAAAGATCAGTTTATAACTGATCTTTCTTATTAAATATATATAAATAAAAATATTTATTTTGTGAGAACATGAGGTAGCAGAAAATGAGTAAAATGCAAGATGATAAAATAAATGACATAGTATCTATAGTAAAGTTGTCTATGTTATTATTTTCAGCAATAATATTTTTTAAAAGATTTTTTTATTATAATAGTTCATCAAATATATATTCTTATTATAGTTTGATATCAGTAACATTTGTGGTTCTTTTATTTTTATTAATATATGGAATATGGGCATTCCCTAAGAACAATAGGATTAGTGATAGATATATAAAATATGTGTATTTGATGGAAAATTTAATTTTTATTTTTATAATTCTTATTCTAATACATATATCTGGGTGCTATGCTAGCGAATATAAATTTTTATTTTTATTTATTATTATTATAACAACTATACAATTAGGAATGAAGCAGGGAATAATAATAGCTTGTTTAGCTTCATTGATTATTTTAATTATGGATATTATATGCGTGCCTAATTTAATAGTTAATGAATATTTTGAGCAGGATTTGATATTAGCAGGAGTGTTTATACTTACAG contains the following coding sequences:
- a CDS encoding CidA/LrgA family protein, translating into MRLLRQLGIILLICLLGEAIHDFFKLPIPGNVIGMILLFLCLSSGIIKLTKINYISKFLLDHLAFFFVPAGVGILSCMPMLKGKWLAFLGVCLITSIIIIVVTGWTIQLYIKLTSKEAQ
- a CDS encoding LrgB family protein encodes the protein MVQDLLNSPVFGILLSIIGFEIGLYIYRKTKIALFNPLLICIALIVCILISFNIKLDNFNKGGNLISFFLGPATVALAVPLYKKINVIKKYAIPILLGVTVGCITAMISIFYISKAFGLTSELSYSLMPKSITTPIGIEVSKVLGGIPAITVSAIIITGIMGAVIAPVVCKIFKIKNNIAIGISIGTSSHAIGTTKAIEMGETEGAMSSLAIGIAGLITSFLAPIIIKFLH
- a CDS encoding DUF5105 domain-containing protein, with the translated sequence MKKAKKGLILSLILLFIPVMVIGCSSKPKVGADETAKILFDFYIKGNKEALTKIDLPKDKIEEISKMQKERTIQTLKTNFTTQGVKVSDEKIKQIYTARVEALKKLSAKAEIVSQNDESATVKIKMTYINEVALDEKAGKDAAEEIKKSNITDRQEAINKGIDIYIQNLIKEYKNVKPSSDMKEQTSKFVIKDKTWMPEDNNGFALGIGKMTIGLK
- a CDS encoding SPL family radical SAM protein; this encodes MEYVPAKTLISNYSKDNWWFGINYNMNIYKGCCHGCIYCDSRSQCYGIENFDKVRAKKNAIQIIKNELRRKRKKGVIGTGAMSDPYNSFEKELMLTRRALEEIDTLNFGVSIATKSNLVVRDIDILKKIKNHSPTLIKITITTYDDELCKKIEPNVCVTSKRFQVIRELSYNGIFTGILLMPILPFINDDEENIIKIVRTAHECGAKFIFAYGMGLTLRGNQREYFYRNLTREFPKENMVAKYKDTFGNKYECASLNQKKLWNIFRNECERLGILYKMEDIVLAYKKNYGNNQLSWF
- a CDS encoding DUF1846 domain-containing protein — protein: MKIGFDHEKYLEEQSKYILERVNNYDKLYLEFGGKLLFDLHAKRVLPGFDENAKIKLLHKLREKVEIIICLYAGDIERNKIRGDFGITYDVDVLRLIDDLREYNLEVNSVVITRYSGQPATNIFINKLERRGIKVYKHEATKGYPTDVDTIVSDEGYGKNPYIETTKPIVVVTAPGPGSGKLATCLSQLYHEYKRGNVAGYSKFETFPVWNVPLKHPLNIAYEAATVDLKDVNMIDSFHFDAYNKVAVNYNRDIESFPVLKRIIEKITGEESVYKSPTDMGVNRVGFGIVDDEVVKEASKQEIIRRAFKTACEYKKGYVDKETFHRAKLIMEELNLKEEDRKVVIPAREYAAKLKERANKSETCTVVALELEDGTILTGKSSEIMDGTAAVILNAVKHYANISDEIHLISPVILEPIINLKAKTLGSKRIALSCEEVLIALSICAATNPTAQVAMGKLPMLKGCQAHSTTILSTNEEQTFRKLGIDVTCDPEYISESLYYNN
- a CDS encoding DUF5317 family protein, yielding MLETIILALIITKLKGYEIKPLFKSWHIYAVLTIELIYIIIQINIFLENYSLIRHVKILETIYICSYLFIIIKYEQYASAIIGSIFILIGGMLNKIATAVNNGKMPVFPTLSYFTGYAKPYSFLKVNDIHILGDSSTKFKFLTDIIDVGYSVMSIGDIFIRFFVFIVIFNTIKHINNIKSIKI
- a CDS encoding accessory gene regulator ArgB-like protein; translation: MINAETISNSVATKIASELNLDNDKKEVISYGTFAFFQTIFSIFLIIMFGYVFNIQIEALLISFTISILRKFSGGVHATSPNNCAVIGTIVCVGFAIIVVFLTSSLVNLDILLFLGVIIFVWSYYIIYKLAPVDSKAKPIKKSKKIKRLKKSSIITLSVYLVIILINFVLYYKMGNKKFIIYSLCVYSGIVWQTFTLTQYGHLVLKKLDDFLSYIIDTTKGDKNHEKIK
- a CDS encoding cyclic lactone autoinducer peptide — translated: MKKLSKKVLMLVATFTTLLASVVASSACVWCVYQPEEPKCLREE